One part of the Anopheles coustani chromosome 2, idAnoCousDA_361_x.2, whole genome shotgun sequence genome encodes these proteins:
- the LOC131262145 gene encoding uncharacterized protein LOC131262145, whose translation MCNCCKCIFSCWEDFYWNCIEEKFCFDETLVNYDPDDDEHAAKSKSKNGFYGSTAEGGSAENNNAPICRQPASGASIGRNMSMSSKIHEDDLRREVQTNVPMLAPEVMAIFANSQIFQSSAPPKPTAAARATSPASVKFAISDSGSPIEVTPVNAGRRSDAPAASGGDSGDEGRRELSSDKLLKRLEAGSATSDERDSRPVIPAIVEEEDSEEDGQQSRDVEDVHRDVEVILRPPRNFSESSLSRSIPRDVGGSAVNKTISQLQAEIPYFSIRPASENDIFTISGASAGGGGGGSGASSGAYNAISMTPEVPAISYSNLPKNYLETPVIEKYRESVSLYSIQTAGINRQSQTDSLSMPRYYGKSDLFVSGIDRANSRSADAVEMNQSDSDDKGLAVSDGSGNGLSLSSSALSKAKRSRSVAAERSKRLMNIRTALPPLNLGLIRGSSSSSNLRERGESRERAEKGTNKSKEGGLRV comes from the exons TCAACTACGATCCGGACGATGACGAGCATGCCGCCAAAAGCAAGAGTAAGAATGGATTCTATGGCAGCACCGCTGAGGGAGGGTCGGCGGAGAACAACAACGCACCGATCTGCCGGCAGCCGGCGTCCGGTGCAAGCATTGGCCGAAACATGTCCATGAG CTCGAAAATACACGAGGATGACCTGCGGCGCGAGGTGCAAACCAACGTTCCGATGCTGGCACCGGAAGTGATGGCCATCTTCGCCAACTCGCAAATTTTCCAGTCAAGCGCACCGCCGAAGCCAACGGCGGCCGCCCGGGCGACCTCACCGGCGTCGGTGAAGTTCGCCATTTCCGATTCCGGTTCACCGATCGAGGTGACACCGGTCAACGCCGGGCGACGGTCGGACGCACCGGCAGCTTCCGGCGGTGACTCCGGCGATGAGGGTCGCCGCGAGTTGAGCTCCGATAAGCTGCTGAAACGGCTCGAAG CTGGAAGTGCGACGTCGGATGAACGGGACAGTCGCCCCGTCATACCGGCGATCGTTGAGGAGGAGGATAGCGAAGAAGATGGTCAGCAGAGCCGCGACGTGGAAGACGTTCACCGTGATGTCGAAGTCATTCTACGACCACCGCGTAATTTCTCCGAGTCCAGCCTGTCCCGGTCGATCCCGCGGGACGTAGGCGGCAGCGCGGTCAACAAGACGATCAGTCAACTGCAAGCGGAGATACCGTACTTCTCGATACGGCCAGCCAGTGAGAACGATATCTTCACGATATCGGGTGCGAGTgcgggtggcggtggcggtggcagtGGTGCAAGTTCCGGAGCGTACAATGCCATCAGTATGACACCGGAGGTGCCGGCCATCTCGTACTCGAACCTGCCGAAGAACTACCTCGAGACGCCGGTGATCGAGAAGTACCGCGAGTCGGTCAGCCTGTACTCGATCCAAACGGCCGGCATTAACCGGCAGTCGCAGACGGACAGCCTGTCGATGCCTCGCTACTACGGCAAGTCGGACCTGTTCGTGTCCGGTATCGATCGGGCCAACAGTCGCAGTGCGGACGCGGTCGAGATGAACCAGTCGGACAGTGACGACAAGGGGCTGGCGGTCAGCGATGGCAGTGGAAACGGGCTGTCCCTCAGCAGCAGCGCCTTGTCGAAGGCAAAACGAAGCAGAAGTGTCGCGGCCGAACGGAGCAAGCGACTGATGAACATCCGTACCGCGCTGCCACCGTTGAATCTGGGTTTGATACGGGGCAGCTCGTCGTCGAGCAACTTGCGCGAACGGGGAGAATCGCGCGAGCGGGCGGAAAAGGGAACCAACAAGTCCAAGGAAGGAGGGTTAAGAGTTTAA